The proteins below come from a single Drosophila kikkawai strain 14028-0561.14 chromosome 3R, DkikHiC1v2, whole genome shotgun sequence genomic window:
- the Ms gene encoding dromyosuppressin, which translates to MSFAQFFVACCLAVILLAVANTQAASQPPPLCAAGIVEEMPPHIKKVCQALENSDQLTSALKSYINNEASALVANSDDLLKNYNKRTDVDHVFLRFGKRR; encoded by the exons ATGTCCTTCGCACAGTTCTTTGTCGCCTGCTGCCTGGCCGTCATCCTCCTGGCCGTGGCCAACACACAAGCAGCCTcccagccaccgccactgtgCGCGGCCGGCATCGTCGAGGAGATGCCCCCGCACATCAAGAAGGTGTGCCAGGCGTTGGAGAACTCGGATCAATTGACCTCGGCCCTCAAGTCCTACATCAACAATGAGGCCTCCG CTCTGGTTGCCAACTCTGACGATCTGCTAAAGAACTACAACAAACGCACGGACGTCGATCACGTCTTCCTGCGTTTTGGCAAACGTCGTTAA